From Synoicihabitans lomoniglobus, the proteins below share one genomic window:
- the odhB gene encoding 2-oxoglutarate dehydrogenase complex dihydrolipoyllysine-residue succinyltransferase, translating to MSLEVKIPPLGESISSGVLATWHVADGDTVKNGQALFELETDKITSEGLAEADGVISLKVEEGAEVKIGEVVAEIDTDAKGETAPTSSAPAEEEPDAPAAESTQSPAVRRLAEETDVDPSTVEGTGKAGRVTKGDMLAAAKSPETPSSSSAPTPAPKPQPAAAKPAASGERQTRKKMTPLRAKIAERLVQAQQQAAMLTTFNEVDMSAVMELRKKYQDVFVKKNGFKLGFMSFFTKAVVHALKEVPGVNAMIDGKEIVTNNYYDVGVAVSTPKGLMVPVIRDCDTLSMAGIESAIGEVAKRARDGKITLADLDGGVFTITNGGIFGSMLSTPILNAPQSAILGLHAINERPMAVNGEVVIRPMMYLALSYDHRLVDGKEAVTFLVKVKEAIEDPTRLLLDI from the coding sequence ATGTCTCTCGAAGTCAAAATCCCGCCCCTCGGCGAATCGATCAGTTCCGGCGTCCTCGCCACATGGCACGTTGCCGATGGCGACACCGTCAAAAACGGCCAGGCCCTGTTCGAACTCGAAACCGACAAAATCACGTCCGAAGGCCTCGCCGAGGCCGACGGCGTCATCAGCCTCAAGGTCGAGGAAGGTGCCGAAGTGAAAATTGGTGAAGTCGTCGCCGAAATCGACACCGACGCCAAGGGAGAGACGGCACCCACGTCCTCCGCCCCAGCAGAGGAAGAACCAGACGCCCCCGCGGCCGAATCCACCCAATCGCCCGCCGTGCGCCGACTCGCCGAAGAAACCGACGTTGATCCATCCACCGTTGAAGGCACCGGCAAAGCCGGCCGCGTCACCAAAGGCGACATGCTGGCCGCCGCCAAGTCCCCGGAAACGCCGAGCTCCAGCTCGGCCCCTACTCCCGCACCCAAGCCCCAGCCAGCCGCCGCCAAACCCGCCGCCTCCGGCGAGCGCCAAACGCGCAAGAAAATGACCCCGCTCCGTGCCAAAATCGCCGAGCGTCTCGTCCAGGCTCAACAACAAGCCGCCATGCTCACGACCTTCAACGAGGTCGACATGAGCGCGGTGATGGAGCTGCGCAAAAAATATCAGGACGTCTTCGTGAAGAAGAACGGCTTCAAGCTCGGCTTCATGTCGTTCTTCACCAAGGCCGTGGTGCACGCGCTCAAGGAAGTGCCCGGCGTCAACGCCATGATCGACGGCAAGGAAATCGTCACCAACAACTACTACGACGTGGGCGTCGCCGTCTCCACGCCCAAGGGCCTCATGGTCCCGGTCATCCGCGACTGCGACACCCTTTCCATGGCCGGCATCGAATCCGCCATCGGCGAAGTCGCCAAACGCGCCCGTGACGGCAAGATCACCCTCGCCGATCTCGACGGCGGCGTGTTCACCATCACCAATGGCGGCATCTTCGGCTCGATGCTCTCGACCCCCATTCTCAACGCTCCGCAGAGCGCTATCCTCGGGCTGCACGCGATCAATGAGCGCCCCATGGCGGTCAACGGCGAAGTCGTCATCCGCCCGATGATGTATCTGGCCCTCAGCTACGATCACCGCCTCGTCGACGGTAAGGAAGCCGTGACCTTCCTCGTGAAGGTGAAAGAGGCCATCGAAGATCCCACCCGCCTCTTACTGGATATCTAA
- a CDS encoding 2-oxoglutarate dehydrogenase E1 component, with protein MNPSSLSAGANAEVFESLYEQWLEDPSSVDATWRAFFQGFTLGHDGGPMTSAGASAAGVNVVDSRKQVMAIRMINAHRSHGHMQAHLDPLNPRPAPHPKLSPESFEFTEADMDESFTLTRYKGGGQMKLRDIIDTLNQTYSGTIGVEYMHVGDMEARDWLQLKMEMCNNQPSFDKFRKTQILRRVHKAELFEKFLHTKFVGQKRFALEGGETTIAALDSFLEKCPELGIEEVVMGMAHRGRLSVLANILRKPFSVLFDQFSENYIPDAVAGDGDVKYHLGFEAVFPTKTGGDVEVRLAANPSHLEIVNPVVEGKARARQRIRGDLERRKVCPLLIHGDAAFAGQGVVAETLNFSQLPGYRTGGTVHFVINNQIGFTTNPADARSTHYCTDVAKMIEAPVFHVNGDDPEAVCYVTQLALEFRVKFQRDVVIDMVCYRRHGHNESDEPAFTQPLMYKSIRSHPLVSSIYTDQLIKEGTITQADADAIVAEYTGAMEADFKKAKEADAARVAAKETQDQFRGSTAIFQPSYSHAPVLTGVTQDALAVVSHALTHTPDGFHVNKKIQRLLDNRAKAFTAGGPIEWSYAESLAWGTLLGEGTPVRLSGQDCRRGTFSQRHAYLYDEETRERYAPLDHVAEKQGKLCVYNSLLSEAAVLGFDYGYSLDYPEMLCQWEAQFGDFVNGAQVVIDQFITTSESKWQRVSGIVLLLPHGYEGQGPEHSSARLERFLQACAEDNIQVANISTPANFFHALRRQMHRDFRKPLVVMSPKSLLRHPEAVSNVEDFLEGTSFLEIMPDPTPSAAAKRLILCSGKVYYDLDAYRREKEITDTTIVRIEQLYPLHTEELKNLAASHADARLVWCQEESHNMGAWSYLAPQLETIFGRKAIYAGRDAAASPAVGALALHKRELAQFLMEAFSL; from the coding sequence ATGAATCCGTCCTCCCTTTCCGCCGGCGCCAACGCTGAGGTTTTCGAATCTCTCTACGAGCAATGGTTGGAAGACCCCTCGTCCGTCGACGCCACCTGGCGCGCATTTTTCCAAGGTTTCACGCTGGGTCACGATGGTGGTCCGATGACCTCCGCCGGTGCCAGCGCCGCCGGAGTAAACGTGGTCGACAGTCGCAAACAGGTCATGGCGATTCGCATGATCAATGCCCATCGCTCTCACGGGCACATGCAGGCGCATCTCGATCCGCTCAATCCGCGGCCCGCTCCGCACCCCAAACTCTCGCCCGAGTCCTTCGAGTTCACCGAGGCCGACATGGACGAGTCGTTCACCCTCACCCGCTACAAGGGCGGAGGACAGATGAAGCTCCGCGACATCATCGATACGCTGAACCAAACCTACAGCGGCACGATCGGCGTCGAATACATGCACGTCGGCGACATGGAGGCCCGCGATTGGCTCCAGCTGAAAATGGAGATGTGCAACAACCAGCCGTCTTTCGACAAGTTTCGCAAAACCCAGATCCTGCGCCGCGTGCACAAGGCGGAGCTGTTCGAGAAGTTCCTCCACACCAAATTCGTCGGCCAGAAGCGTTTCGCGCTCGAAGGCGGCGAGACCACCATCGCCGCGCTCGACTCGTTCCTCGAGAAATGCCCCGAACTAGGCATCGAGGAAGTCGTCATGGGCATGGCCCACCGCGGTCGCCTCTCCGTGCTCGCCAACATCCTGCGCAAGCCGTTTTCCGTCCTCTTCGACCAGTTCTCCGAAAACTACATCCCCGACGCCGTTGCGGGTGATGGCGACGTGAAATACCACCTCGGGTTCGAGGCCGTCTTCCCCACGAAGACCGGCGGCGACGTCGAGGTGCGACTCGCCGCCAACCCATCCCACCTCGAGATCGTCAACCCCGTCGTCGAGGGCAAGGCCCGGGCCCGCCAACGCATCCGCGGTGATCTCGAACGCCGCAAAGTCTGTCCGTTGCTCATCCACGGCGACGCCGCCTTCGCCGGTCAGGGCGTTGTCGCGGAAACGCTGAACTTTTCCCAACTCCCGGGCTACCGCACCGGCGGCACCGTTCACTTCGTCATCAACAACCAGATTGGTTTCACCACCAATCCCGCCGACGCCCGCTCGACCCATTACTGCACCGACGTCGCCAAGATGATCGAAGCCCCGGTATTCCACGTGAACGGCGACGATCCCGAGGCCGTCTGCTACGTGACCCAGCTCGCCCTCGAGTTTCGCGTGAAGTTCCAACGCGACGTGGTCATCGACATGGTGTGCTACCGCCGGCACGGCCACAACGAGAGCGACGAGCCCGCCTTCACCCAGCCACTCATGTATAAGTCGATTCGCAGCCACCCGCTCGTTTCGTCGATCTACACCGACCAGCTCATCAAGGAAGGCACGATCACCCAAGCTGACGCCGACGCGATTGTCGCCGAATACACCGGCGCGATGGAGGCCGATTTCAAGAAAGCCAAAGAGGCCGACGCCGCCCGCGTCGCCGCCAAGGAAACCCAGGACCAGTTCCGCGGCTCGACCGCGATCTTCCAACCCAGTTACAGTCACGCTCCCGTTCTCACCGGAGTGACGCAGGACGCCCTCGCCGTCGTCTCCCACGCCCTCACCCATACGCCCGACGGCTTTCACGTTAACAAGAAGATCCAGCGCCTGCTCGACAATCGCGCCAAGGCCTTCACCGCCGGCGGCCCCATCGAGTGGTCCTACGCGGAATCCCTCGCCTGGGGCACCCTCCTCGGCGAAGGCACCCCCGTGCGCCTCTCCGGCCAGGACTGCCGCCGCGGCACCTTCAGCCAACGCCACGCCTACCTCTACGACGAGGAAACCCGCGAGCGTTACGCCCCCCTCGATCACGTGGCCGAGAAGCAGGGTAAACTCTGCGTCTACAACTCGCTCCTCTCCGAAGCGGCCGTGCTCGGGTTCGATTACGGCTACTCCCTGGACTACCCCGAGATGCTCTGCCAGTGGGAGGCCCAGTTCGGCGATTTCGTCAACGGCGCCCAGGTCGTCATCGACCAGTTCATCACCACCTCCGAATCCAAATGGCAGCGCGTATCCGGTATCGTGCTACTCCTGCCCCACGGTTACGAAGGTCAGGGTCCGGAGCACTCCTCCGCCCGCCTCGAACGCTTCCTCCAAGCCTGCGCCGAAGACAACATCCAGGTCGCCAACATCTCGACCCCGGCCAACTTCTTCCATGCCCTGCGTCGCCAGATGCACCGCGACTTCCGCAAGCCTTTGGTCGTCATGTCGCCCAAGTCACTGCTCCGTCATCCGGAAGCCGTGTCCAACGTCGAAGATTTCCTCGAGGGCACCTCCTTCTTGGAGATCATGCCCGACCCCACGCCGTCTGCGGCGGCCAAACGCCTCATCCTCTGCTCGGGCAAGGTCTACTACGATCTCGACGCCTACCGGCGCGAAAAAGAGATCACCGACACCACCATCGTCCGCATCGAGCAGCTTTATCCCCTCCACACCGAAGAGCTGAAAAACCTCGCCGCCAGCCACGCCGACGCCCGTTTGGTCTGGTGCCAGGAGGAGTCGCACAATATGGGCGCCTGGTCCTACCTCGCGCCGCAACTTGAAACGATCTTCGGCCGCAAAGCCATCTACGCCGGTCGCGATGCCGCCGCTTCACCCGCCGTCGGCGCCCTTGCCCTCCACAAGCGCGAACTCGCTCAATTCCTTATGGAAGCGTTCAGCCTCTAA
- a CDS encoding translation initiation factor encodes MAGRKDRSGKVSTDGGGDLGQNPFAALGGLSNLPAGPTPTEPAPPPTASSKRGQPNKNRGRVEIRRLTGGRGGKTVTAASGFVGISEAEKAQLAKRLQKACGAGGTVKDGAIEIQGDKRDQVAAILTEAGFRPVMAGG; translated from the coding sequence ATGGCCGGTCGTAAGGATCGCAGCGGCAAGGTTTCCACCGACGGAGGGGGAGACTTGGGGCAAAATCCGTTCGCAGCGCTGGGTGGACTGAGCAATTTACCGGCGGGACCGACTCCCACCGAACCCGCCCCGCCCCCGACCGCCTCGTCGAAGCGTGGTCAACCGAACAAAAATCGCGGTCGCGTCGAAATCCGACGCCTCACAGGTGGACGAGGTGGAAAAACGGTCACGGCGGCGTCGGGATTCGTGGGCATTAGCGAAGCCGAGAAAGCGCAATTGGCCAAACGCCTGCAAAAAGCCTGCGGCGCCGGTGGCACGGTCAAAGACGGCGCGATCGAAATCCAAGGCGACAAACGCGATCAAGTCGCGGCGATCCTGACCGAAGCGGGATTCCGCCCGGTGATGGCGGGCGGGTGA
- the metF gene encoding methylenetetrahydrofolate reductase [NAD(P)H], with protein sequence MTQDRSISSLFASNRPLRSLEFFPPKNDDGVIALRESAEALKAIEWDFVSVTYGAGGSTRDRTAQVSALLKDELGFTVMPHLTCVGHSRDELEAHADRLFADGFRNIMTLRGDPPKGETTFEVATDGLRYANELVTLLKARHPDFCLGVGGYPEKHPEAFSLETDLDNLKRKVDAGADFITTQLFFDNAIYYRFVEKCRAAGITVPIVPGIMPVLSLKQITRIAAMCGTALPAQLNRRLEVAAESPDVVEIIGIDWALDQIRGLIANGAPGYHLYILNRARPALALAAGLAA encoded by the coding sequence ATGACTCAGGACCGGTCCATCTCCTCGCTTTTCGCCTCCAATCGCCCGCTCCGCTCGCTGGAGTTTTTCCCGCCTAAAAACGATGACGGCGTCATTGCCCTGCGCGAATCCGCCGAAGCACTGAAGGCCATCGAATGGGATTTCGTTTCCGTGACTTACGGCGCCGGTGGCAGCACCCGGGACCGCACGGCGCAAGTTTCCGCCCTGCTCAAAGACGAGCTCGGGTTCACCGTCATGCCACATCTGACCTGCGTCGGCCACAGCCGCGACGAGTTGGAGGCCCACGCCGACCGCCTCTTTGCCGACGGCTTTCGCAACATCATGACCCTGCGCGGCGACCCGCCCAAAGGAGAAACCACCTTCGAAGTCGCTACCGACGGCCTGCGCTACGCCAACGAACTCGTGACCCTGCTCAAGGCGCGGCACCCGGATTTTTGCCTCGGTGTCGGCGGTTACCCGGAAAAGCACCCGGAAGCCTTCTCGCTTGAAACCGACCTCGACAACCTCAAACGCAAGGTCGACGCCGGGGCCGATTTCATCACGACCCAGCTCTTCTTCGACAACGCCATCTACTACCGCTTTGTCGAAAAATGCCGCGCCGCCGGGATCACCGTTCCCATCGTGCCCGGCATCATGCCCGTGCTCTCGCTCAAGCAGATCACCCGCATCGCCGCCATGTGCGGCACGGCCCTGCCCGCCCAACTCAACCGCCGTCTCGAAGTCGCGGCCGAAAGCCCCGACGTCGTCGAAATCATCGGCATCGACTGGGCCTTGGACCAGATCCGCGGCCTCATCGCCAACGGCGCCCCCGGCTACCACCTCTACATCCTCAATCGCGCCCGCCCCGCACTGGCCTTGGCAGCCGGTCTGGCGGCGTAA
- a CDS encoding alpha/beta hydrolase yields MSLTRVLLALVMLTFGVLRPPAAEPVVWLDYTQAELDRVYDQAVYAPNLAQVLKRQAANSVAARQAIGEPRRLAYGSNATEHLDVYPTAAKNAPIHIYIHGGTWRFGRARDNAFAAELFVRGGAHFVVPDFASVTDHDGNLQPLVDQLRSAIVWVYHHAAAEFGGDRDRIHLSGFSSGGHLAAVMLITDWTRLGLPANVLKSGLIVSGMYDLDPVALSSRREYVTLHAPAIARLSPIHHLNRITGPLIIAHGTLETPEFKRQAREFHRAGQAHGLAAELLIIPESNHFETIETLANPYAPLGRAALRLMGLDVKRNFAPSVAPLE; encoded by the coding sequence ATGAGTCTGACCCGCGTCCTCCTTGCCCTGGTGATGCTGACATTCGGTGTCCTCCGCCCGCCCGCGGCCGAGCCGGTCGTGTGGCTCGATTACACGCAAGCTGAACTCGACCGGGTCTACGACCAAGCGGTCTACGCCCCCAATCTCGCTCAGGTTCTGAAACGACAAGCCGCCAACAGCGTCGCGGCCCGGCAGGCGATCGGCGAACCGCGACGCCTGGCCTACGGTTCGAACGCAACTGAACATCTGGACGTCTACCCCACGGCCGCGAAAAACGCTCCGATCCACATCTACATCCACGGCGGCACCTGGCGATTCGGCCGCGCTCGCGACAACGCCTTCGCAGCAGAATTGTTCGTGCGTGGAGGGGCCCATTTCGTCGTGCCCGACTTTGCTTCGGTCACAGATCACGACGGCAACCTGCAACCGCTCGTCGACCAACTGCGATCCGCGATCGTTTGGGTTTATCATCATGCCGCTGCCGAATTCGGCGGGGACCGCGACCGCATCCACCTGTCCGGATTCTCCTCCGGCGGGCACCTCGCCGCCGTCATGCTGATCACCGATTGGACGCGACTCGGCCTGCCGGCCAACGTGTTAAAGAGCGGCCTCATCGTCAGTGGCATGTATGACCTCGACCCGGTCGCGCTGTCCAGCCGACGCGAATACGTGACGCTCCATGCGCCCGCCATTGCTCGCCTCAGCCCGATTCATCATCTCAACCGGATCACGGGTCCGTTGATCATCGCCCACGGAACCTTGGAAACGCCCGAGTTCAAACGTCAGGCCCGCGAGTTCCACCGCGCCGGGCAAGCCCACGGACTCGCCGCCGAATTACTCATCATCCCTGAGAGCAATCACTTCGAAACCATTGAAACGCTGGCCAATCCCTACGCCCCCCTCGGTCGGGCGGCGCTGCGCCTCATGGGTCTCGATGTGAAGCGAAACTTCGCCCCCTCTGTCGCTCCTTTGGAATAG
- the atzF gene encoding allophanate hydrolase, whose amino-acid sequence MNLANFKFDLHSLREIYAPGVITPAEVVAEVGRRIDALDDPAVWIHRLSSAELAGHLERIMQRGPRDQPLYGVPFAIKDNIDLAGVPTTAGCPEFGYIPTASAPVVQQLLDAGAIPIGKTNLDQFATGLVGVRSPYGTPRNPYHPAMIPGGSSSGSAVAVAAGLVTFSLGTDTAGSGRVPASFNNLVGLKPTCGWLSTTGVVPACRSLDCVSIFAASVTEASAVAAVAGGFDATDPYAREAPKVPGGSSAGFRFALPRADQLQWFGDDLNPPLYAAALNRLESLGGERVEIDFTPFATTARLLYEGPWVAERWSAVRAFHATHADAMHPVTRRIIEGGAQPLAVDAFESFYRLKALQREAAAVWADVDLMVLPTAATIYTRAQLEADPITLNSNLGHYTNFANLLDTAALAIPAGFRPDGLPFGVTLFGPAWSDARLAAIGARFSSDQPEIAAPSPTNDDAIELAVVGAHLRGQPLNHQLTDRGATFVRETTTSPDYELFALSATQPPKPGLRHCPVDGNGAAIAVEIWSLNATAFGQFTAEVPAPLAIGTITLADGTTTKGFVCEPIGFEHATDITAFGGWRNWLASQS is encoded by the coding sequence GTGAACTTAGCCAATTTTAAATTTGATCTGCATTCGCTGCGCGAGATTTACGCCCCCGGTGTGATCACGCCGGCCGAGGTGGTCGCGGAAGTCGGGCGTCGCATCGATGCCCTTGACGATCCCGCCGTCTGGATTCACCGGCTCTCGTCGGCGGAATTGGCCGGCCACCTCGAACGGATCATGCAACGCGGGCCCCGCGACCAACCGCTCTACGGTGTGCCGTTTGCCATCAAGGACAACATCGACCTGGCCGGCGTGCCGACCACCGCCGGGTGTCCTGAATTTGGATACATCCCCACCGCCTCCGCGCCGGTCGTGCAGCAACTGCTCGACGCCGGCGCCATTCCAATCGGCAAAACCAATCTCGACCAGTTTGCCACCGGCCTGGTCGGCGTGCGTTCACCCTACGGCACGCCGCGCAATCCGTATCACCCCGCCATGATTCCGGGGGGGTCGAGTAGCGGCTCGGCGGTGGCCGTGGCGGCCGGGTTGGTGACCTTTTCCCTTGGCACCGACACCGCCGGTTCGGGCCGCGTGCCTGCCTCGTTCAACAACTTGGTCGGTCTCAAGCCAACCTGCGGCTGGCTCAGCACAACCGGCGTGGTTCCCGCCTGCCGCTCATTGGATTGCGTCTCGATCTTTGCCGCCTCCGTGACCGAGGCTTCCGCCGTCGCCGCAGTGGCGGGAGGCTTCGACGCCACCGATCCCTATGCCCGCGAGGCCCCAAAGGTGCCCGGCGGCTCGTCCGCCGGTTTCCGCTTCGCCCTCCCGCGTGCCGATCAGTTGCAGTGGTTCGGCGATGACCTGAACCCACCGCTCTACGCTGCCGCGCTCAACCGACTGGAGTCACTCGGCGGAGAACGCGTCGAAATTGATTTCACTCCTTTCGCCACCACCGCGCGATTGCTCTACGAGGGGCCGTGGGTGGCGGAACGTTGGTCGGCCGTGCGCGCGTTTCACGCGACCCATGCCGACGCCATGCACCCGGTCACCCGCCGCATCATCGAGGGCGGCGCGCAACCACTCGCCGTCGATGCGTTCGAATCGTTTTACCGACTCAAAGCCCTGCAGCGCGAAGCCGCCGCGGTCTGGGCCGACGTCGACCTCATGGTGTTGCCCACGGCGGCGACGATCTATACCCGCGCCCAACTCGAGGCCGACCCGATCACCCTCAATTCGAACCTCGGTCACTACACCAACTTCGCCAACTTGCTCGACACCGCCGCCCTCGCCATCCCCGCGGGGTTTCGTCCCGACGGCCTGCCGTTTGGCGTGACGCTGTTCGGTCCGGCTTGGTCCGACGCCAGACTGGCCGCGATCGGCGCACGGTTCAGCTCCGATCAACCGGAGATCGCGGCTCCCTCCCCGACCAACGACGATGCGATCGAACTGGCCGTGGTCGGCGCGCATCTGCGCGGTCAACCGCTCAACCACCAACTCACCGATCGCGGTGCCACGTTTGTGCGCGAGACCACGACTTCGCCCGACTACGAACTGTTTGCGCTGAGCGCGACCCAACCGCCGAAACCCGGACTGCGGCACTGCCCGGTCGATGGCAACGGCGCGGCCATCGCGGTGGAAATTTGGTCGCTGAATGCGACGGCGTTCGGACAATTCACCGCCGAAGTCCCGGCTCCTCTCGCCATCGGCACCATCACACTGGCCGACGGCACCACCACCAAGGGTTTCGTGTGCGAACCGATCGGCTTCGAGCACGCCACCGACATCACGGCCTTCGGCGGTTGGCGCAACTGGTTGGCCTCGCAGTCATGA
- a CDS encoding cysteine hydrolase family protein has product MELAIPTIDAEPGPFPFTPSTCALLVIDMQRDFVEPGGFGESLGNDVSQLRRAIAPNRRLLAAWRSHGLLVVHTREGHRPDLSDLPPAKRTRGNPALAIGDQGPMGRILVRGEPGHDIITELTPLPGEPIIDKPGKGAFYATTLQTVLQARGITQLIVTGVTTEVCVHTTVREANDRGYDCLVPADATASYFPEFHAAGLAMIKAQGGIFGWVSDTDRVLAALAASPVST; this is encoded by the coding sequence ATGGAACTCGCCATTCCGACCATCGACGCCGAGCCCGGCCCTTTTCCGTTCACGCCGTCCACCTGTGCGCTGCTCGTCATCGACATGCAACGCGACTTCGTCGAGCCCGGCGGTTTTGGCGAATCGTTGGGCAACGACGTCAGTCAACTGCGCCGCGCCATCGCTCCGAACCGCCGCCTGCTGGCTGCGTGGCGCTCGCACGGCCTGCTCGTGGTGCACACCCGCGAGGGCCATCGCCCCGACTTGTCCGACCTGCCGCCTGCAAAACGCACGCGCGGCAATCCTGCACTGGCGATCGGCGACCAAGGTCCCATGGGCCGCATCCTCGTGCGCGGTGAACCCGGTCACGACATCATCACCGAACTCACGCCGCTGCCCGGTGAGCCCATCATCGACAAACCCGGCAAGGGGGCCTTCTACGCGACCACTTTACAGACCGTGCTGCAGGCCCGCGGCATCACCCAACTCATTGTCACCGGCGTGACCACCGAGGTCTGCGTCCACACCACGGTGCGCGAGGCCAACGACCGCGGCTACGACTGCCTCGTGCCCGCCGACGCCACCGCGTCCTACTTTCCCGAATTTCATGCCGCCGGCCTCGCCATGATCAAGGCGCAGGGCGGCATCTTCGGTTGGGTCTCCGACACCGACCGCGTCCTCGCCGCCCTCGCCGCCTCTCCCGTTTCAACATGA
- a CDS encoding AtzE family amidohydrolase → MSLDPVTATATEIAAAVRERRISARSVTDLLLERIAATHTELNAFTLVTAPRARAEADAVDATIAAGRDPGPLAGVPYAVKNLFDLAGEVTVAGSKINRDDPPASRDATAVARLQAAGAVCLGALNMGEYAYDFVTENIHDGATHNPRELSRSAGGSSGGSGAAVAGGLVPIALGTDTNGSIRVPASFCGIWGLRPTYGALSRAGSFPFVDALDTIGPFARSVADLAVAYDAMAGPDSRDAACTSVPLPLVSTQLGGGLDGLRIAQLGGYFASGGEATVHGAVATVAAALASDRVVELPEPGLARTAAFVITAAESGARHLDRLRQRAHDFDPNVRDRLLAGALLPAAWVDQAQRFRAWWRDQLRAIFAEVDVLIAPATPLCAPTLGQTTLTFHGQELPLRPNIGLFTQPISLVGLPILAAPVHPSGALPCAVQLIGAPFSEAKLLRVARALEKAGVCTAPVSTMFSSAAA, encoded by the coding sequence ATGAGCCTCGATCCTGTCACTGCCACCGCCACCGAGATCGCCGCCGCCGTCCGCGAGCGCCGCATCTCCGCGCGCTCCGTCACCGACCTGCTGCTGGAGCGTATCGCCGCCACGCATACCGAGCTCAACGCCTTCACTCTCGTCACCGCCCCCCGCGCCCGGGCCGAGGCCGACGCCGTCGATGCCACCATCGCGGCCGGTCGCGATCCCGGTCCGCTCGCGGGCGTCCCTTACGCCGTTAAAAACCTGTTCGATCTTGCCGGTGAAGTCACGGTCGCCGGCTCCAAGATCAACCGCGACGACCCGCCCGCCTCCCGGGACGCCACCGCCGTCGCGCGTTTGCAGGCGGCCGGGGCCGTTTGTCTCGGCGCGCTCAACATGGGCGAATACGCCTACGATTTCGTCACCGAAAACATCCACGATGGCGCCACCCACAATCCGCGTGAACTCAGCCGCTCCGCCGGCGGTTCCTCCGGTGGTTCCGGCGCCGCGGTGGCTGGTGGTCTGGTGCCGATTGCCCTCGGCACCGATACCAACGGCTCCATTCGAGTCCCGGCCTCCTTCTGCGGTATCTGGGGACTCCGGCCCACTTACGGTGCGCTTTCCCGCGCGGGTTCCTTCCCCTTCGTGGATGCTCTCGATACCATCGGTCCGTTCGCCCGCTCCGTAGCCGATCTCGCCGTCGCCTACGACGCCATGGCCGGACCCGACAGTCGCGACGCCGCCTGCACTTCCGTCCCGCTGCCGCTCGTTTCCACCCAACTGGGCGGTGGACTCGACGGCCTGCGCATCGCGCAACTCGGTGGCTACTTTGCCAGCGGCGGTGAAGCCACCGTCCACGGCGCCGTGGCCACCGTCGCCGCTGCGCTGGCCTCGGATCGCGTGGTCGAGCTGCCCGAGCCCGGCTTGGCCCGCACCGCCGCCTTCGTCATCACCGCAGCCGAGAGTGGCGCCCGCCATCTCGACCGCTTGCGGCAACGCGCCCACGATTTTGATCCCAACGTCCGCGACCGTCTTCTCGCCGGTGCCCTCTTGCCCGCCGCCTGGGTCGATCAAGCGCAACGCTTCCGCGCTTGGTGGCGCGACCAGCTCCGGGCGATCTTCGCGGAGGTCGATGTCCTGATCGCTCCGGCCACGCCGCTGTGCGCTCCGACGTTGGGTCAAACCACGCTCACTTTTCACGGCCAAGAACTCCCGTTGCGGCCCAACATCGGTTTGTTCACTCAACCGATTTCGCTCGTGGGCCTGCCCATTCTGGCCGCCCCCGTGCACCCGTCGGGCGCCCTGCCCTGCGCCGTCCAACTGATCGGAGCGCCGTTCAGCGAGGCCAAGCTCCTGCGCGTCGCCCGCGCACTCGAGAAAGCCGGTGTCTGCACCGCTCCCGTCTCCACCATGTTCTCCTCGGCCGCCGCCTGA